The proteins below are encoded in one region of Knoellia sp. S7-12:
- a CDS encoding macrolide 2'-phosphotransferase, with protein sequence MERTPTFLAAVASAGVPGLDPVSVEALPSVPEQDYDVAFVQDTEHRRWVVRAPRSELAAARMDLTVTLLQMLARRLPFTVPAPRGFVELKGGGRAMVYPYLPGHNLDFDTLPAGAGPAAELGRALAALHNTDTRLFDEAGMPTYDADAYRTRRLAQLDRAAESGRVPTALLARWEQALEDVALWRFAPTPIHGDLTGDQVLAVFEDDSDASTGRIRGITGWEDAKVADPADDFAALVEEADSAALETVLEAYAHARVERPDPNLLVRARLAAELSVLAQLMRADSRGDEEAVEGLSSRLRRLDEDVHADDPADDYRRTSLTPVALRGRATPPPAVAEDEDEDEDVAFEPTPGQVTKETEVAETTEPAETTEPAEPLRNSALGLDLDYDDSTESVVADETYQEEDEHADDRDSVIEDASHDDEVAWTPRTFGATSATSATAVELEDEAQPRPDVVPEDEDEDGDDKDDDEDLSITRPIPGLASRPDSETEPTRDDQDVPKAQDAPEAGLTPGELPREGR encoded by the coding sequence GTGGAACGCACCCCGACCTTCCTTGCGGCCGTCGCGAGCGCCGGCGTGCCGGGTCTGGACCCGGTGAGCGTCGAGGCTCTGCCGAGCGTGCCGGAACAGGACTACGACGTCGCCTTCGTCCAGGACACCGAGCATCGCCGATGGGTGGTTCGGGCGCCGCGCAGTGAGTTGGCGGCGGCGCGCATGGACCTGACGGTGACCTTGCTGCAGATGTTGGCCCGACGCCTGCCCTTCACGGTGCCGGCTCCGCGCGGCTTCGTCGAACTCAAGGGTGGCGGTCGGGCGATGGTCTATCCCTACCTTCCCGGCCACAATCTCGACTTCGACACCCTCCCCGCCGGCGCTGGTCCTGCTGCCGAGTTGGGACGCGCCCTGGCCGCCCTGCACAACACCGACACCCGCCTGTTCGACGAGGCCGGAATGCCGACCTACGACGCGGATGCCTATCGCACGCGTCGGCTTGCCCAGCTGGATCGCGCAGCCGAGTCCGGGCGGGTGCCGACGGCTCTGCTGGCGCGCTGGGAGCAGGCCCTCGAGGACGTGGCACTGTGGCGGTTCGCTCCGACGCCCATCCATGGCGACCTCACGGGCGACCAGGTGCTCGCGGTGTTCGAGGACGACTCCGACGCATCCACCGGTCGCATTCGCGGCATCACCGGCTGGGAGGACGCCAAGGTCGCTGATCCAGCCGATGACTTCGCGGCTCTCGTCGAGGAAGCGGATTCGGCCGCTCTCGAAACCGTCCTCGAGGCCTACGCGCACGCTCGGGTGGAGCGGCCCGACCCCAACCTGCTGGTCCGAGCTCGGCTCGCCGCAGAGCTGAGCGTCCTGGCGCAACTCATGCGCGCCGACTCACGGGGAGACGAGGAGGCCGTCGAGGGTCTGTCGAGCCGCCTGCGCCGACTCGACGAGGACGTGCACGCCGACGACCCGGCCGACGACTATCGCCGCACCTCCCTCACGCCCGTTGCTCTGAGAGGTCGGGCCACACCCCCGCCTGCGGTCGCGGAAGACGAGGACGAGGATGAGGACGTCGCGTTCGAGCCGACGCCAGGGCAGGTCACAAAGGAGACCGAGGTCGCCGAGACGACTGAGCCAGCAGAGACGACCGAGCCCGCAGAGCCCCTCAGAAACTCCGCCCTCGGGCTCGACCTCGACTACGACGACTCCACGGAATCGGTTGTGGCTGACGAGACCTACCAGGAGGAGGACGAGCACGCCGACGATCGCGACTCGGTCATCGAGGATGCGTCGCACGACGACGAGGTCGCCTGGACGCCTCGGACCTTCGGCGCCACCTCAGCCACCTCAGCCACGGCAGTCGAGCTTGAGGACGAGGCCCAGCCGCGACCAGACGTCGTGCCCGAGGACGAGGACGAGGACGGCGACGACAAGGACGACGACGAGGACCTGTCGATCACTCGGCCCATCCCCGGGTTGGCATCGCGTCCAGACTCGGAGACCGAGCCCACACGGGACGACCAAGACGTCCCGAAGGCGCAAGACGCTCCGGAGGCCGGGCTCACGCCCGGGGAACTCCCGCGAGAAGGTCGCTGA
- the nudC gene encoding NAD(+) diphosphatase → MARAAASLPSLALSRGGLDRHSELRTEPGLLDVLLDDPATRVLELVGGRAEVEEGEQAEVALRYRAPTASDRDQFVAYLGHDAPRGGTAYLVSVAPETTATADDPRRRGLRAVGASLGDLDAGVLTTATGLANWHARHGFCPRCGSPTEPAHSGWIRVCPNDESEHYPRTDPAVIMSVIDNQDRLLLARGVGFAAQGMSVLAGFVEPGESLSSAVAREVHEEVGVTVSDVAYLGDQPWPFPSSLMIGFTARAVTTDLTLQESEIEAARWFDRDEFTRAVADGSLLISSRISIARRLIEHWYGGEIDVADTPARS, encoded by the coding sequence GTGGCGCGTGCAGCAGCGAGTCTTCCCTCCCTTGCCCTCTCCCGTGGTGGTCTCGACCGCCACAGCGAACTCCGTACCGAACCCGGACTTCTCGACGTCCTGCTCGATGATCCGGCCACCCGGGTGCTCGAGCTCGTCGGCGGTCGTGCCGAGGTCGAGGAGGGGGAGCAGGCCGAGGTGGCCCTGCGTTATCGCGCGCCGACCGCCAGCGATCGCGACCAGTTCGTGGCCTACCTCGGCCACGACGCACCCAGGGGTGGCACGGCATACCTCGTGTCTGTTGCCCCGGAGACGACCGCCACGGCCGACGATCCCCGGCGGCGCGGACTGCGCGCGGTCGGCGCGAGCCTCGGTGATCTCGATGCCGGAGTGCTCACGACGGCGACGGGCTTGGCGAACTGGCACGCGCGTCACGGCTTCTGCCCGCGGTGCGGATCACCCACGGAGCCGGCGCACTCGGGGTGGATCCGGGTGTGTCCGAACGACGAGAGCGAGCACTACCCCCGCACCGATCCGGCCGTGATCATGTCAGTCATCGACAACCAGGACCGGCTGCTCCTCGCCCGCGGGGTCGGGTTCGCCGCGCAGGGTATGTCGGTGTTGGCTGGCTTCGTCGAGCCGGGCGAGAGCCTGTCGAGCGCCGTGGCGCGTGAGGTGCACGAGGAGGTCGGGGTCACGGTGAGTGACGTCGCCTACCTGGGTGACCAGCCGTGGCCCTTTCCGTCATCGTTGATGATCGGTTTCACGGCGCGGGCAGTGACGACGGACCTCACCCTGCAGGAGAGCGAGATCGAGGCGGCCCGCTGGTTCGACCGCGACGAGTTCACCCGGGCTGTCGCTGACGGATCGTTGCTCATCTCCAGCCGGATCTCGATCGCCCGCCGGCTCATCGAGCACTGGTACGGCGGCGAGATCGACGTGGCCGACACGCCGGCCCGCAGCTGA
- a CDS encoding mycoredoxin, with the protein MSTKNPVAGSVTMYSTTWCGYCRRLKSQLDREGITVDVVDIERDDDAAVYVMQVNGGNQTVPTVVFPDGTAATNPSLAEVKQRLAS; encoded by the coding sequence ATGAGCACCAAGAACCCCGTCGCCGGAAGCGTGACGATGTACTCGACCACGTGGTGCGGCTACTGCCGGCGCCTCAAGTCGCAGCTCGACCGCGAGGGCATCACCGTCGACGTCGTCGACATCGAGCGCGACGACGATGCCGCGGTCTACGTGATGCAGGTCAACGGCGGCAACCAGACGGTGCCCACCGTGGTCTTCCCGGACGGCACCGCCGCGACGAACCCGTCGCTGGCCGAGGTCAAGCAGCGCCTCGCCAGCTGA